Within the Flavobacterium sp. 9R genome, the region CAAATTTAAGCAAAAACTATTGGGTTTTGCTAGCGTCGCACTCATAAAAAAAACAAAAAACCTATACTTTAAAATTCGAAGTATAGGTTGTATAAATTAAGAAATTATAACGCTATTCTTCAAGTTGTAATGGCTTGTCTTCAATTTGCAAAGCGCCAGCTCCTAAAAGATTTTGATGTTGAAATTGATGCGTTAGCGTAGCTTGATGACGAATGTATGCCATTTTTATAGCTGCGATGGCGGCTTCGGTACCTTTGTTACCGTGAATTCCTCCGCTTCTGTCTATCGATTGTTGCATCGTATTATCGGTTAGTACGCAAAAAATTACAGGAATATCGGTTTGTACGTTTAGGTCTTTGATGCCTTGGGTAACGCCTTCGCAAACAAAATCGAAATGTTTGGTCTCACCTTGAATCACACAACCAATCACGATAACCGCATCTACGTTTTGAGTTTGAAGCATTTTTTTAGCTCCATAAATCAGCTCAAAACTACCTGGAACATTCCAACGGATAATGTGCTGAACGGGCACCTGGTTTTCTATCAAGGCTTGGTAAGCGCCATTGAAAAGCCCTTCTGTTATATTTTCATTCCATTCTGCAACCACAATTCCGAAACGGAAATCTTTGGCATCTGGAACTTCGTTTTTATTATAATCCGATAAATTTTTGTTTACGGTTGCCATTGTATTGTTTTATTTAAATTAAACTCTTGTACTTTTTGTTGCCTTTTAAGAATGATGCCAAAAAAGCAAAAACATTACTCCTAGCCCCGATGGGAGGGAATATCCTTTTGTATACAGCTGGCAGGTGATAAAACCTGACAGCTGTATACAAAAGATAGGAAGGACAGCGGGACGATTTTCGCTGAAAAGCCTATTGTTGCTGCTCCTAAAAAACAGTAGTAAATATAGGCATAAAAAAAGAGGTTAGAAATGAAAGTATTCAAAAATTAATTCGAACTCCTTTGGTTTCTAACCTCAAATTATTTTGGAAAAAAGTGCTTTTTATTGCGCTAATCCTATCAATCCATCTACAACAGCAGCTTCTGGAGTTGCGTCATAATTTTCTTTGATATCTGTAAAGTATTTCAAAGCGTCTTCTTTTTTGCCTAAGCTCAAAGCCGTTTTACCAGCTTTCATCAAGAAACGTGGCGTAGTAAAATCGTTTTTGTTCGATTCAGCTGCTTTTACATAAAAATCTAAAGCTTCTTCTTGCTTGTTGGTTTGAGCATAAGCATCTCCAATAGCTCCTTTTGCCAATGCGCTTAGGATAATGTCATCAGATTTGAATTTCTCTAAATAAGAGATTGCTTCTGCATATTTACCTGTATTTAGGTAAGCAATACCCGCATAGTAGTTGGCTAAATTTCCAGCAGAAGTTCCTGAATATTCGTCAGCGATTTTGATAAATCCGAATTTACCTTCAGACCCGTTTAATGATAATTTGTATAAAGAATCACTAGCTACACCGTCAGTTGCTTTTTGGAAGTTTTGTTGGGCTACGAACATTTCGTTAGCTGCTTCTTCTTCTTGTGGAGTAGCAATAAATTTTTGGTACGCTAAATATCCTACAGTTATCAAAGCAATACCTGCTACGATACCAATAATGATTTTTTGGTTTTTGGCAACAAAATCTTCAGTTCTTGATGCTGTTTCGTCTAGCTTAGAGAAAACTTCAGCTGTAGCACTGTCTTTTTCATTAATTTGAACTTCTTCGATTGGTTCTTTTACTTCTTTCTCTTTTGGTGTTTTATATCCTCGTTTGCTGTAAGTAGCCATTTAAAATTAATTTAGTGAGCCGCAAAAATAAAATTTTTATTGAAACAGACGTAAAAAAAATTGATTTTATATTCAGTTTTATCTTCTTTCTTTTTTCAATTCTTGAAAACCTTAATAATATGGATAATTTTCAATAATTTGCGCCCCTCTAAACTAGCCCTCATAAACGAGGTTGTTGTCCATAAAAAGGGAGCTTTCACTATGTATTTAAAAAAAATTTCTTTATTCAATTATAAAAATTTTGCCGAAGCTGAATTTGAATTTGACAACAAGATTAATTGTTTTGTTGGCAAAAACGGAATTGGAAAAACGAATGTTCTGGATGCCATTTATCATTTGGCTTACGGTAAAAGTTATTTCAATCCGCTGGCCATTCAAAATATCAAACACGGTGAGGATTTTTTTGTAATTGATGCTTTGTTTGAAAAAAATGAGCGCAACGAACAAATAGTTTGCAGCATCAAAAAAGGGCAAAAAAAGATTTTAAAAAGAAACGGAAAAGCCTACGACAAATTTTCGGACCACATTGGTTTTATTCCACTGGTAATTATTTCGCCTGCCGACCGTGACCTTATTATAGAAGGCAGCGAAACCCGAAGAAAGTTTATGGACAGCGTGATTTCGCAACTCGACGCGACCTATTTACAGCAATTGATTCAGTATCAAAAAACAATCAGTCAGCGCAACGCTTTATTGAAGTATTTTGCTTTGAATCACGTTTTTGACAAGGACACCTTATCTATTTACAACGAGCAATTGGATGGTTTTGCTGCCTTACTTTTCGAAAAAAGGAAAGCCTTTATTGCCGAATTTTTACCCATTTTCAATAAGCATCATCAAGCCATTACAGGAAGCGCAGAACAAGTACAATTGGTTTATGAAAGTCATCTTTATGAAAATTCTCTTTTGAACTTACTAAATGAAAATTTAGCCAAAGACCGAGCGTTACAGTACACCAGCGTTGGCATCCATAAAGACGATTTGTCGTTTGAGATTGATTCGTTTCCTATCAAAAAATTTGGTTCACAAGGCCAACAAAAATCATTTTTGATTGCGCTAAAACTGGCTCAATTTGATTTTCTGAAACAACAAAGTGGCGTAAAACCAATACTGCTTTTTGATGATATTTTTGATAAGCTAGATGAATTTCGAGTAGCCAAAATTATCGAAATGGTAAAAGACGATTCGTTTGGACAACTCTTTATTTCGGACACTCATCCCGAAAGAACTGAGGCCATACTGCAATCGACTTATCAAAGCTATACCGTTTTCAATTTGTAGCAAACAAAAAGAACACGCTTTAGCATTCAAGATTTGAAGTGTTTTATTTCAACCAAAGCCTAAAAAATAATTACTTTTACATAAAATCATTCAATACCTATGAAATCGCCATTAACAAAGAGTTTGCTGCAAGCAAACACCAATAAATAAAAGGCGATTGCATATATGACCACTAAAAAATAAATTTTACATATATGAAAAACATTATTATCATCGCATTGGCAATGCTTTTTAGTTTTACTTCTTGTCAAAGTCAAACTTCAAAAAACATACAACTACTAGAAGCTTCAGCTTTTGCAGAGAAAATAAAAAACACCCCTAACGCACAAATCCTTGACGTAAGAACCCCTCAAGAATTTGCAGGCGACCATATTGAAAATGCCAAAAACGTCAATTGGCTCAATGCTGATTTTGCCACAAATGCTGCAACATTAGACAAAACAAAACCCGTATTTGTATACTGCAAAGCAGGAAGTCGCAGCAATAAAGCTGCAGCAAAATTAGCAGAAATGGGATTTACAACCATTTATGACCTACAAGGTGGTATTCTAAAATGGGAAGCGGCTGGCCTTTCAAAACCAAGTGATAAACTTGTTGGAATAAACCGTCAACAATTTGAAGCACTTTTGAAGTCAGACAAAAAAGTACTAATCAATTTCTTCGCGCCTTGGTGTGCGCCTTGCAAAAAAATGGAACCTTTCATATTAAAAATGCAAAAAGAAAATAGCGACAAAGTTGTTATTGTTCGTTTGAACGCCGATGAAAATAAAACCATTATGAAAGAACTAAAAGTAGAAGAACTTCCAACCTTACTTTTGTACGAAAACAACAACCTTAAATGGAAAAGTAGCGGTTTTGTAAGCGAAGAAGATTTGAAAAAACAAATACTATAACTATGGTTTCGGAAAGTACGATACAATTCTTGAAAGATTTAAAAACCAACAACAACAGAGAGTGGTTTTTAGACAATAAAAAACGATACGAAGCTGTAAAAAAAGAATACTACCAACTAACATCTGACCTATTGGATAGTATGAAGCCTTTGGACCCAACTTTAGCACTTTTGGAAGTAAAAAACTGTGTATTCAGAATCAATCGTGATATTCGTTTTTCAAAGGATAAATCACCTTACAAAACCCATTTAGGCATTTGGCTTTCTACTGGCGCAAAAAATGTAGAATCGGCTGGATATTATTTACAAATCGATACTGAAAACCCTTTTGTTGGTGGTGGAATGTATTGTCCTCAACCCGAACAAATTCAGAAAATTCGAAAAGAAATCAACTTTTTTTATGACGATTTAGTAGCCATAACTAGCGACAAAGATTTCGTGTCTAATTACAAAGCACTGAATCGTGACGAAAATTCAACGCTAAAAAATCCACCAAGAGGCTGCGAAAAAGACAACCCAGCCATTGAATTTTTAAAGTTAAAAAGCTATACCGCTACAGAAAACTTCAAGCCTGAACTTTTGACGCACAAAGATTTCATTCCGTTAATGGTCCAAAAAATGATTGCTTTGCGACCGCTAAACGAATTCCTCAACAGAGCTTTAGAAATAGAATAACCTGTTTGCAACAGACAAAATACTACTCCCTATGGAAATCCTCAAAAATTTTTCATTAAAAAATTACAACACCTTTGGCATTGAAGCCAAAGCCAAACAATTCGTTGCCGTTCACTCTACCGAAGAACTGCAACAGGTGTTAGCACAGCATCCCAACGAAAAAAAATTCATTTTGGGTGGAGGCAGCAATATGCTATTGACCCAAGACGTTGACGCCTTAGTCATCCACATCGATTTGAAAGGAAAAAAGATAATCGATGCCAATGACGATTTTGTTTGGGTGGAAGCCCAAGCTGGCGAAAACTGGCACGAGTTTGTACTTTGGACCATCGAGCAAGATTTTGGTGGATTAGAAAATATGTCGCTTATTCCGGGCAATGTGGGCACTACTCCGGTTCAAAACATTGGCGCTTATGGCACTGAAATCAAGGATACTTTTGTTTCGTGCCACGCTATGCACATAGCCACTCAAGAAATCAAAAGTTTTACCAATGCCGATTGCCATTTTGGATACCGCGAAAGCATTTTCAAAAACGAAGTAAAAGGTCAATTCGTAATTACTAGCGTGATTTTCAAATTAACCAAGAGAAATCACCACATCAACACCTCTTACGGCGATATTACTGGAGAATTAGCCAAAAACGGCATTACACAACCCACGCTAAAAGACGTGAGCAACGCCGTAATTGCCATCCGACAAAGCAAATTACCAGACCCAAAAGAGCTTGGCAATAGCGGTAGCTTCTTCAAAAACCCAATCCTTCCGAAAGCCGATTTCGAAAGCATTCATAAAAAATTTCCCGAAATGCGCTTTTTCGAGGTCTCTCCTACCGAGATCAAAGTACCTGCTGGCTGGCTAATCGAGCAAGCGGGCTTCAAAGGCAAACGCTTTGGCGACGCCGGAATTCACAAAAATCAAGCGCTGGTTCTTGTCAATTATGGCAACGCAACGGGGCAAGAAATCGTGGCGGTCTCCAAAAACATTCAAGAAACTATTTTCAACACTTTTGGCATACACATCGAGGCCGAAGTGAATATCATTTAGGAGCAAAACAATAGGCTATTCAGGAAACAAGGTTCCCGCTTTTCGCTATAATCTTTTGTGCCGAACCCCGGCACAAAAGGATTTCCGCTTCAATCGGGGCTAAAGAGCCACAAAAGGCTTTTTTGTAAACATCCAAAAATCTCAAAAAATGTACACACCCGATATTTACCAACTAGAAAATCCCGATAGCATTCGCGCCTTTCTAAAAGAAAATGCATTTGGCATATTAATCAATCAAACCAACGGAAAATTGTGGGCCACGCATATCCCAATGGAATTGGATTACAATAGCGAGGGTAAAGAAATTTTGCACGGTCATCTTTCCAAAGAAAATCCACAAGGCATCGCTTTTGAAGATAACACCGAAGTTTTAGCTATTTTTACGGGGCCGCACGCTTACATTTCATCTTCTTGGTACGACCACGAAAACGTACCCACTTGGAATTACACAGCCGTTCACGTATACGGAAAAGTAAAAATCATTCACGGAGAAGCTGTAATCGATTCTCTAACAAAATTGGTAGACAAATACGAACAAGCCTCAGCCTGTCCGGTAAAAGTTAGCGAATTATCCAAAGCTACGATGCGACAAGCCAAGGGCGTAATTGGTTTTGAAATTGAAATCACTCAAATTGAAGCGACACAAAAAATGTCACAAAATCGCGACGACCACAATTACAAAAACATAATTCAAGAGTTAGCAAAAACACAATCTCCTTCAGCTATTGCAGTTGCAGAAGAAATGAAAAAATTAAGAAAGTAAATCACCGATTGTATGGAAAGTTTACAATTGATAATTAACTTTGCAGCCATCCTATCAGAAACTAATTAACACAATGTTTTTATATCTACTATACTTTTTTATCGCACTAATCGTAATACAATTTGTATACTATATTGGCGTTTTTAGTAAATTTTCCTTCACAAAACCTGATGCAATCAACGCTAAAAATATTCCTATTTCGGTAATCGTTTGTGCCAAAAATGAAGAAGAAAACGTAAAAGAATACATTCCGATTCTTGCACAACAAGACTATCCAACCTTCGAATTAGTACTGATAGATGACGCTTCTAGCGATGAAACATTAGAGGTTTTTGAAGCCTTTGAACAACAATATCCCAACATTCGATTAGTTAAAGTAAAAAACAACGAAGCCTTTTGGGGCAATAAAAAATATGCTTTGACCTTAGGGATTAAAGCAGCAAAATATGAGCATTTGTTATTCACCGATGCCGATTGCTTCCCGCTTACCAAAGACTGGATTACCAATATGTCCGCTCATTTTGACCGTGACAAAAAGATAGTTTTAGGCTATGGAGGTTATACCAAAATCGCCAATTCTTTTTTAAACAAAATCATTCGCTACGAAACCGTATTAACAGCAATACAATATTTTTCTTGGGCAAAATCAGGCCGTCCTTATATGGGAGTCGGACGAAATTTAGCTTACAAAAGAGACGTTTTTTTTGATGTAAACGGATTTATTGACCACATTCAAGTGCGTTCTGGCGACGATGATTTATTTGTCAATCAAGCAGCAAATAAAGAAAACACAACCATTGCTTACACTCCAGAAAGTTTTACGTATTCTGAACCTAAAAAAACATTCAAAGAGTGGTTCAATCAAAAAAGACGACACGCAGCAACCGCTGAACATTACAAATTGGGAGACCAATTCCAACTTGGTGTCTTTTATTGTTCCCAATTACTTTTCATAATAACCGCAATTGTATTACTTGCTTTTCAATTTGAATGGATAATCGTTGCAAGCTTAATTGCTTTCCGATATTTATTCACTTGGATTAGCTTTGGATTAGGAGCTAAAAAACTAAAAGAAAAAGACATCATCTATTGGTATCCTGTTCTTGAATTTTGGCTTATATTCACACAAATTAATATCTTTATTACCAATATTTTCTCAAAACCTGTACATTGGAAATAAATAAAAAAATTGAAAAAGCTAAAAAAGGGGACCAAATTGCCTTCACTTTCTTACTAGATCACTACTGGAATGAGGTATACGGCTTTATGCTCAAAAGAACCGAAAACGAAACCGATGCAGAAGACATCACTATCGAAACATTCTCAAAAGCGTTCGATAAAATTAGCACCTATAACAGCGAATTTCAATTCAATACTTGGCTTATTGCCATCGCAAAAAATGTCCACATCGACTTATTGCGCAAAAAAAAATCCAATCTTTTCGTAGAAATCACCGAGGAGCAAGACCGCCAAGCTCAAAATATTGCTGACACTACCCCATCAGCAGAAGACGAATTGATTACGGAACAAAATTTATCTCGTTTATTACAATTCATCAAAGAATTAAAACCACATTACCAAGAAGTCATTCAATTGCGTTATTTTCAAGAATTAAGCTACCAAGAAATCGCTACTAAAATTGACGAACCCATTAGTAATGTAAAAATCAAACTCCTGAGAGCTAAAAAGTTACTAGCAGAAATTATCCAGCAAAAACGCTAGTTTCATCAAAAAGCAAAACTTCGATTCTTCAGTTTTTTCAACAAAAACAAGCAATAACATTACATTTTACATCAATAAAGTTAAATACTTGCAATTATTTTTGTAATTTAACACAATAAGAAAATACTTGTTGACGTTGTTAAATATAAAAATACTGCTTATGATTCTATAGTTACTTAACCTCTAAAACTATACACCATGTCAAAATTAAGTATTTACGAAAGCCGCTGGATTGATCTTGTTTTTGAAGACAAAAACAAAAATTATGGAGCCTATCAATTACGACAAGAAAGTACCAAAAACACGGTATCTGCTTTTTTTCTTGGCGTTTTATTAATTACCACTATCGTCTGCATTGCTATGGTCATTAACAAGCTAAGCCCAAATACCATTGTAGCACCAGAAATTCCAGGATTTGAAATACGACCTATAGATTTAGACGAAATCATTCCGGTGACACCTGAAGAACCTGTTAAAAAAACAGCACTCCCAACGGTAAAAAATCCTGTAGAAAACGTAGTAACTACCCAAAACATGACCAATCCGCAAGTTGTAAATGCAGATGTGGCCACTCCAGACGTTCCAAAAAACAATGAGTTTTCACAATCGAATACAACAACTGCTGTTACAGGTGAGGCTACAACTGGAACGGTGACTACTGCAACACTCGGCACAACTCCTGAAGTAGAGGCACCCAATAATAACATTGTTAACACCGCTATACTAGACAAATCGCCAGAATTTCCTGGAGGAATGAAAAAATTCTATAGCTATGTGGGGAATAACTTTGCAAAACCAGATATCGAAGGATTAGAAACCATCCGCATATCGGTAGCTTTTGTAATCGAAAAAGACGGAAGCTTGACTGACATTCGCGTGTTAAAAGACCCTGGATACGGATTAGGACAAGAAGCCATTCGAGTTTTGAAATCTTTAAAAACCAAATGGAATCCTGGAATTTTAAACGGCAAACCTATGCGTACAGCTTATACTCTGCCCATCATCATAAAAGCAGAATAACTTCAAAAAAGCAGAACTAAATGTTCTGCTTTTTTTATGCAAAATTCACTCAAAAACTGATGTGTTAACTTCTTTTTTTACATACAACTTTGCCCTATCTTTGTGACTCTGAAAAAATGAAGATATGGAAACGACAACAGATAACACATTACCAATAGGCAAACCAAAATGGTTAAAAGTAAAATTGCCGATTGGACAAA harbors:
- a CDS encoding tol-pal system YbgF family protein; translation: MATYSKRGYKTPKEKEVKEPIEEVQINEKDSATAEVFSKLDETASRTEDFVAKNQKIIIGIVAGIALITVGYLAYQKFIATPQEEEAANEMFVAQQNFQKATDGVASDSLYKLSLNGSEGKFGFIKIADEYSGTSAGNLANYYAGIAYLNTGKYAEAISYLEKFKSDDIILSALAKGAIGDAYAQTNKQEEALDFYVKAAESNKNDFTTPRFLMKAGKTALSLGKKEDALKYFTDIKENYDATPEAAVVDGLIGLAQ
- the murB gene encoding UDP-N-acetylmuramate dehydrogenase; this translates as MEILKNFSLKNYNTFGIEAKAKQFVAVHSTEELQQVLAQHPNEKKFILGGGSNMLLTQDVDALVIHIDLKGKKIIDANDDFVWVEAQAGENWHEFVLWTIEQDFGGLENMSLIPGNVGTTPVQNIGAYGTEIKDTFVSCHAMHIATQEIKSFTNADCHFGYRESIFKNEVKGQFVITSVIFKLTKRNHHINTSYGDITGELAKNGITQPTLKDVSNAVIAIRQSKLPDPKELGNSGSFFKNPILPKADFESIHKKFPEMRFFEVSPTEIKVPAGWLIEQAGFKGKRFGDAGIHKNQALVLVNYGNATGQEIVAVSKNIQETIFNTFGIHIEAEVNII
- a CDS encoding DNA replication/repair protein RecF — translated: MYLKKISLFNYKNFAEAEFEFDNKINCFVGKNGIGKTNVLDAIYHLAYGKSYFNPLAIQNIKHGEDFFVIDALFEKNERNEQIVCSIKKGQKKILKRNGKAYDKFSDHIGFIPLVIISPADRDLIIEGSETRRKFMDSVISQLDATYLQQLIQYQKTISQRNALLKYFALNHVFDKDTLSIYNEQLDGFAALLFEKRKAFIAEFLPIFNKHHQAITGSAEQVQLVYESHLYENSLLNLLNENLAKDRALQYTSVGIHKDDLSFEIDSFPIKKFGSQGQQKSFLIALKLAQFDFLKQQSGVKPILLFDDIFDKLDEFRVAKIIEMVKDDSFGQLFISDTHPERTEAILQSTYQSYTVFNL
- a CDS encoding DUF2461 domain-containing protein; translation: MVSESTIQFLKDLKTNNNREWFLDNKKRYEAVKKEYYQLTSDLLDSMKPLDPTLALLEVKNCVFRINRDIRFSKDKSPYKTHLGIWLSTGAKNVESAGYYLQIDTENPFVGGGMYCPQPEQIQKIRKEINFFYDDLVAITSDKDFVSNYKALNRDENSTLKNPPRGCEKDNPAIEFLKLKSYTATENFKPELLTHKDFIPLMVQKMIALRPLNEFLNRALEIE
- a CDS encoding glycosyltransferase, producing the protein MFLYLLYFFIALIVIQFVYYIGVFSKFSFTKPDAINAKNIPISVIVCAKNEEENVKEYIPILAQQDYPTFELVLIDDASSDETLEVFEAFEQQYPNIRLVKVKNNEAFWGNKKYALTLGIKAAKYEHLLFTDADCFPLTKDWITNMSAHFDRDKKIVLGYGGYTKIANSFLNKIIRYETVLTAIQYFSWAKSGRPYMGVGRNLAYKRDVFFDVNGFIDHIQVRSGDDDLFVNQAANKENTTIAYTPESFTYSEPKKTFKEWFNQKRRHAATAEHYKLGDQFQLGVFYCSQLLFIITAIVLLAFQFEWIIVASLIAFRYLFTWISFGLGAKKLKEKDIIYWYPVLEFWLIFTQINIFITNIFSKPVHWK
- the ribH gene encoding 6,7-dimethyl-8-ribityllumazine synthase; translated protein: MATVNKNLSDYNKNEVPDAKDFRFGIVVAEWNENITEGLFNGAYQALIENQVPVQHIIRWNVPGSFELIYGAKKMLQTQNVDAVIVIGCVIQGETKHFDFVCEGVTQGIKDLNVQTDIPVIFCVLTDNTMQQSIDRSGGIHGNKGTEAAIAAIKMAYIRHQATLTHQFQHQNLLGAGALQIEDKPLQLEE
- a CDS encoding RNA polymerase sigma factor is translated as MEINKKIEKAKKGDQIAFTFLLDHYWNEVYGFMLKRTENETDAEDITIETFSKAFDKISTYNSEFQFNTWLIAIAKNVHIDLLRKKKSNLFVEITEEQDRQAQNIADTTPSAEDELITEQNLSRLLQFIKELKPHYQEVIQLRYFQELSYQEIATKIDEPISNVKIKLLRAKKLLAEIIQQKR
- a CDS encoding energy transducer TonB, whose translation is MSKLSIYESRWIDLVFEDKNKNYGAYQLRQESTKNTVSAFFLGVLLITTIVCIAMVINKLSPNTIVAPEIPGFEIRPIDLDEIIPVTPEEPVKKTALPTVKNPVENVVTTQNMTNPQVVNADVATPDVPKNNEFSQSNTTTAVTGEATTGTVTTATLGTTPEVEAPNNNIVNTAILDKSPEFPGGMKKFYSYVGNNFAKPDIEGLETIRISVAFVIEKDGSLTDIRVLKDPGYGLGQEAIRVLKSLKTKWNPGILNGKPMRTAYTLPIIIKAE
- a CDS encoding FMN-binding negative transcriptional regulator, producing the protein MYTPDIYQLENPDSIRAFLKENAFGILINQTNGKLWATHIPMELDYNSEGKEILHGHLSKENPQGIAFEDNTEVLAIFTGPHAYISSSWYDHENVPTWNYTAVHVYGKVKIIHGEAVIDSLTKLVDKYEQASACPVKVSELSKATMRQAKGVIGFEIEITQIEATQKMSQNRDDHNYKNIIQELAKTQSPSAIAVAEEMKKLRK
- a CDS encoding thioredoxin domain-containing protein, producing the protein MKNIIIIALAMLFSFTSCQSQTSKNIQLLEASAFAEKIKNTPNAQILDVRTPQEFAGDHIENAKNVNWLNADFATNAATLDKTKPVFVYCKAGSRSNKAAAKLAEMGFTTIYDLQGGILKWEAAGLSKPSDKLVGINRQQFEALLKSDKKVLINFFAPWCAPCKKMEPFILKMQKENSDKVVIVRLNADENKTIMKELKVEELPTLLLYENNNLKWKSSGFVSEEDLKKQIL